The Liquorilactobacillus nagelii DSM 13675 DNA window ACCGTATGTGGTGCGTGATCTGTTGCAATCATGTCAATCGTACCATCTGCCAAACCAGTAATTAAAGCTTGCCGATCGGCTTCAGAACGTAACGGTGGATTCATTTTATAGTTACTGTCATCAGCTGGAATATCTTGATCTGCTAATAAAAGATGATGTGGTGATGCTTCACAAGTAACGTTAATTCCTTGTTGCTTTGCCCAGCGAATTAATTCAACACTAGCTTTGGTTGAAATATGACAAGCATGATAGTGAACCCCCGTTGCCTGAGCCAAGATCAAATCTCGTGCCAGCTGTGATGATTCGCTCAAGCTTGACATGCCGGGTAACCCTAATTCCAGCGCTTTTTCACCGGCATTGATAACTCCATCAAATAATAAGCTTTCATCTTCGATATGTTCCGCTAATGGTAAATCTGCAGCAGCAGCCTGCTTCATGGCTTGATACATCACTGCGGCTGACTGAATGCCACTCCCATCATCACTGACTGCAAAGGCTCCAGCCGTTTTTAACGCCTGCAAATCATTAACTTGCTTTCCTTGCCGTTGCTTAGTAATTGCTCCATACTGCAAAATGTGAACCAAACCATCACGCTGATTTAATTCTATTACCGGAGTTATCGTTGCTGGAGCATCAGGAACTGGATCAAGATTTGGCATCGCCCCAACAGTTGTAAAACCACCATGGGCCGCCGCCATACTCCCTGTTTTAACAGTTTCTTTTTGAGTATAGCCCGGTTGGCGATAATGAACATGTACATCAACAAGACCTGGAGTTACTAACAGGTTTTTCAAATTATAATGTTTGATTTTGCTATTATTTGCTAAAGCCAGGTCTAGATTTGATCCAAGTGCCTTAATCCGATTATTCTCAAGCAAAATATCTAACTGCTGTAATTTACCTGCTTGATACACCAAACCATTTTGCAATAAAGTTAACATCCCTAAATACCTCCTAATTTTCGACCGTTAATCACTGCCTCCAACATTGCCATTCGGATAAAAACTCCATTACGCATTTGCTCAGCGAATCGTGATTTGGGAGCTTCAACTAAATCAGAATCAAGCTCAACTCCACGATTAATCGGACCGGGATGCATGATAATTGCATTATCTTTCATTTGCTGATAACGTTTTTTGGTTAATCCATACATTTGATGATAAGTGCTTGCATCAAAATCCGTTTCTGATTGATGACGCT harbors:
- a CDS encoding dihydroorotase is translated as MLTLLQNGLVYQAGKLQQLDILLENNRIKALGSNLDLALANNSKIKHYNLKNLLVTPGLVDVHVHYRQPGYTQKETVKTGSMAAAHGGFTTVGAMPNLDPVPDAPATITPVIELNQRDGLVHILQYGAITKQRQGKQVNDLQALKTAGAFAVSDDGSGIQSAAVMYQAMKQAAAADLPLAEHIEDESLLFDGVINAGEKALELGLPGMSSLSESSQLARDLILAQATGVHYHACHISTKASVELIRWAKQQGINVTCEASPHHLLLADQDIPADDSNYKMNPPLRSEADRQALITGLADGTIDMIATDHAPHTVTDKAGGFCGSAFGITGSEIAFSMLYTELVKTKQLSLERLLELMTIKPAQSFNLSQAGELLPGRIADLAVFDLNHPAIIKAENYYSKGKNTPFTGKKVFGQTQLTFVAGQVVYQREA